From Pseudomonas alcaligenes, a single genomic window includes:
- a CDS encoding undecaprenyl-phosphate glucose phosphotransferase, translating to MRFYPSYQPTFAERYPVAMLAAMADFLVVVASGYLSHLWRFGRLAMDGRYTLALFLFALLVMLSLWMCGLYRTWRGKSFTRQLGSLYGGWLAAIGIALTLTSALKVSQVYSRQWFFMLLLLGGLGCTLSRFVVFQLLRALRSGGHNLKSVVLVEAGGQAAHQLNQHRTLQEYGYHVTQTLPFATGDDWLQALVASVEQQQAHEVWLCLPLTEGGAIKAVLYALRHHLVEVRFIPEWGDIPLLNHRVSSIAGLYSLDLSCSPMDGSARVVKRLEDLLLGTLISLLILPLCLLIGVAVKLSSPGPMLFKQYRTGINGQKFKVYKFRSMVVHQESPEQVTQAVKGDARITPLGAFLRRTSLDELPQFFNVLQGRMSIVGPRPHALAHNEYYKDLVESYMQRHKVKPGITGWAQVNGFRGETDTLDKMQKRVEHDLWYIDNWSLGLDLRIILGTVFKGFGGSNAY from the coding sequence ATGCGTTTCTATCCCAGCTATCAGCCAACCTTCGCTGAGCGTTATCCCGTGGCCATGCTGGCCGCCATGGCGGATTTCCTGGTGGTAGTGGCGTCGGGTTATCTGTCCCATCTGTGGCGCTTTGGCCGGCTGGCCATGGATGGTCGCTACACCCTGGCACTGTTCCTGTTTGCCCTGCTGGTAATGCTCAGCCTGTGGATGTGCGGCCTGTACCGCACCTGGCGCGGCAAGTCCTTTACCCGCCAGCTGGGCAGTCTCTATGGCGGCTGGCTGGCGGCCATCGGCATTGCCCTGACGCTGACCTCGGCGCTGAAGGTTTCGCAGGTCTACTCGCGTCAGTGGTTCTTCATGCTGTTGCTGCTGGGCGGCCTGGGCTGCACCTTGTCGCGCTTCGTGGTGTTCCAGCTGCTGCGCGCATTGCGCTCAGGCGGTCACAATCTGAAGAGCGTGGTGCTGGTGGAGGCCGGAGGCCAGGCTGCGCATCAGCTGAACCAGCATCGCACCCTGCAGGAATATGGCTACCACGTGACCCAGACGCTGCCTTTCGCGACGGGCGATGACTGGCTGCAAGCTCTGGTGGCGAGCGTCGAGCAGCAGCAGGCCCACGAGGTCTGGCTGTGCCTGCCGCTGACCGAGGGGGGCGCGATCAAGGCCGTGCTCTATGCCTTGCGCCACCATCTGGTGGAGGTGCGCTTCATTCCTGAGTGGGGCGACATTCCCTTGCTCAACCATCGGGTCAGTAGCATTGCCGGGCTGTACTCGCTGGATCTGAGCTGCAGTCCGATGGATGGTTCGGCGCGGGTCGTCAAGCGCCTGGAAGATCTGCTGCTCGGTACGCTGATCAGCCTGCTGATCCTGCCGCTCTGCCTGCTTATCGGGGTGGCGGTCAAGCTCAGCTCACCTGGCCCCATGTTGTTCAAGCAATACCGCACCGGCATCAACGGGCAGAAGTTCAAGGTCTACAAGTTCCGCTCGATGGTCGTTCACCAGGAGTCGCCGGAGCAGGTGACCCAGGCGGTCAAAGGCGATGCGCGCATCACTCCGCTGGGGGCCTTCCTGCGTCGCACCAGCCTCGATGAGCTGCCGCAGTTCTTCAACGTGCTGCAGGGGCGCATGTCGATCGTCGGGCCACGCCCGCATGCCCTGGCTCACAATGAGTACTACAAGGATCTGGTCGAGTCCTACATGCAGCGGCACAAGGTCAAGCCGGGGATCACCGGCTGGGCTCAGGTCAATGGCTTCCGCGGGGAAACCGATACCCTCGACAAGATGCAGAAAAGGGTCGAGCACGACCTCTGGTACATAGATAATTGGTCGCTCGGGCTGGATCTGCGGATTATCCTGGGCACCGTATTCAAGGGCTTCGGTGGCAGCAATGCCTACTGA
- a CDS encoding DUF1972 domain-containing protein: MRRAIYILGTRGVPAQHGGFETFAEKLALFLVGQGWAVTVYCQEEAGDALWESEWQGVRRIHIPVKGQGALGTIIFDWKATWHALSQSGLFLTLGYNTAIFNLMQRLKGQVNVINMDGIEWRREKWGIIAKTWFWLNERIGCWVGNHLVADHPRIKTHLATRVSERKITMIPYGGDEITTADAAALSAYGLEPGAFSVIIARPEPENSFLEMVRAFSRAPRQHKLVVLGNFQPEQNDYHRQVMQAASAEVIFPGAIYEARTVQALRFFSRFYLHGHRVGGTNPSLVEALGAGCAVIAHDNHFNRWVAGDGAAYFADESACAALFDRLLGVDADVAGMRLASRQRFAERFTWAQVLSEYETLLAEWHP; encoded by the coding sequence ATGCGTAGAGCCATTTATATCCTGGGAACGCGCGGCGTTCCGGCCCAGCATGGCGGCTTTGAAACATTCGCCGAGAAGCTGGCGTTGTTCCTGGTGGGGCAGGGCTGGGCGGTTACCGTCTATTGCCAGGAGGAGGCGGGGGACGCGCTCTGGGAGAGTGAGTGGCAGGGCGTGCGGCGCATCCATATTCCGGTCAAGGGCCAGGGCGCGCTGGGTACCATCATCTTCGACTGGAAAGCCACCTGGCATGCACTCTCGCAATCGGGGCTGTTCCTGACCCTGGGCTACAACACGGCCATCTTCAACCTGATGCAGCGGCTCAAGGGCCAGGTCAATGTCATCAATATGGATGGCATCGAGTGGCGTCGGGAGAAGTGGGGCATCATCGCCAAGACCTGGTTCTGGCTGAACGAGCGCATTGGCTGCTGGGTCGGCAACCACCTGGTGGCGGATCACCCGCGGATCAAGACGCATCTGGCAACCCGCGTCAGCGAGCGCAAGATCACCATGATTCCCTATGGTGGCGACGAGATCACGACGGCGGATGCCGCGGCGCTGTCAGCCTATGGGCTGGAGCCCGGGGCCTTCTCGGTGATCATTGCCCGGCCGGAACCGGAGAACTCCTTTCTGGAAATGGTTCGTGCATTCAGCCGCGCGCCGCGCCAGCACAAGCTGGTGGTGCTGGGCAATTTCCAGCCCGAGCAGAATGACTACCATCGCCAGGTCATGCAGGCCGCCAGCGCCGAGGTGATTTTCCCCGGCGCCATCTACGAGGCCCGCACGGTGCAGGCACTGCGCTTCTTCAGCCGCTTCTACCTGCATGGCCATCGTGTCGGCGGTACCAACCCCTCGCTGGTCGAGGCCCTGGGCGCTGGCTGCGCGGTGATTGCCCATGACAACCACTTCAATCGCTGGGTCGCCGGTGACGGCGCGGCCTACTTTGCCGACGAGTCGGCCTGTGCCGCGTTGTTTGACCGCCTGCTGGGCGTGGATGCCGACGTGGCGGGTATGCGCCTGGCCAGTCGGCAGCGTTTCGCGGAACGCTTCACCTGGGCGCAGGTGCTGAGCGAGTACGAGACATTGCTGGCCGAGTGGCATCCTTGA
- a CDS encoding YnfA family protein, producing the protein MLNYLWFLLAALFEIAGCYAFWMWLRFGRSAWWIAPGLLSLSLFALLLTRVEAQYAGRAYAAYGGIYIVASLSWLGLVERTRPLLSDWLGALLCVAGATLILLGPRLGWR; encoded by the coding sequence ATGCTCAACTACCTGTGGTTTTTGCTCGCCGCGCTGTTCGAGATCGCCGGCTGCTATGCTTTCTGGATGTGGCTGCGGTTCGGTCGCAGCGCCTGGTGGATCGCCCCCGGGCTGCTCAGCCTGAGCCTGTTCGCCCTGCTGCTGACGCGGGTGGAGGCGCAATACGCCGGGCGCGCCTATGCGGCCTACGGCGGCATCTACATCGTTGCTTCGCTGTCCTGGCTCGGCCTGGTCGAGCGTACCCGGCCGCTGCTCAGCGACTGGCTCGGTGCCTTGCTCTGCGTGGCCGGCGCCACGCTCATTCTGCTCGGGCCGCGCCTGGGCTGGCGCTGA
- a CDS encoding O-antigen ligase, which yields MFTQLAGLVFNNDSSRYATQLYLLLFVPALVLLLGQPTAGGLWRQPPALILLALFVWVLLQAGFNPGSQKGLGQWGKILLLQLLYLSGVACLVRREQLFHGVAMAAVAVVALFAWATLYYQYGVLEHPLSYPEVRLFRLRELGWHGFADLDHPIVAGLYYAVFAVVLCWLFVSRQLRFWQGALMALGMLGLLLYVLFTFSRGAWFSLAGSLFVLLLFTPNPKARSLLGLGVLALGLILLLFWPEIQAERSVGLSNRDQIWANWQAHLPEFWLWGSGAGAELFYRFSEAYRVIHAHSLYLQLWFELGIVGIALFVALLLSLLWKAWTCRQQPLARLGGALLVFAMIAMVTDIYAIFQRPSPYWVVFWFPVGILLGLRRDEAAASA from the coding sequence TTGTTTACGCAGTTGGCCGGGTTGGTGTTCAACAACGACAGCAGTCGTTACGCCACGCAGCTCTACCTGCTGCTGTTTGTGCCGGCCTTGGTGCTACTGCTCGGCCAGCCGACGGCGGGCGGGCTCTGGCGGCAACCACCAGCGCTGATCCTGCTGGCCCTGTTTGTCTGGGTGCTGCTGCAGGCCGGCTTCAATCCCGGCTCGCAGAAGGGCCTCGGTCAGTGGGGCAAGATCCTGCTGCTGCAGCTGCTGTACCTGTCCGGGGTGGCCTGCCTGGTGCGGCGCGAGCAGCTGTTCCATGGTGTGGCCATGGCGGCGGTGGCGGTCGTCGCGCTGTTTGCCTGGGCAACCCTGTACTACCAGTACGGGGTGCTGGAGCATCCGCTGAGCTATCCGGAAGTGCGTCTGTTCCGTCTGCGCGAACTGGGCTGGCATGGCTTTGCCGATCTCGACCATCCCATTGTTGCCGGTCTCTACTACGCGGTCTTCGCGGTTGTGCTCTGCTGGCTGTTCGTCAGCCGTCAGCTGCGCTTCTGGCAGGGCGCTCTGATGGCCCTGGGGATGCTCGGTCTACTGCTGTACGTGCTCTTCACCTTTTCCCGCGGGGCCTGGTTTTCCCTGGCCGGCAGTCTGTTCGTCCTGCTGCTGTTCACCCCGAACCCGAAGGCGCGCAGTCTGCTCGGTCTGGGCGTGCTTGCCCTGGGGCTGATTCTGCTGCTGTTCTGGCCGGAGATTCAGGCCGAGCGCAGTGTCGGTCTGAGCAACCGTGATCAGATCTGGGCCAATTGGCAGGCTCATCTGCCCGAGTTCTGGTTGTGGGGCAGCGGGGCTGGTGCCGAGTTGTTCTACCGCTTCTCCGAGGCCTATCGGGTGATCCATGCCCACAGCCTGTATCTGCAGCTCTGGTTCGAGCTGGGCATCGTCGGTATCGCGCTGTTCGTGGCTTTGCTGCTCAGCCTGCTGTGGAAGGCCTGGACATGCCGTCAGCAGCCGCTGGCGCGCCTTGGCGGGGCCTTGCTGGTGTTCGCCATGATCGCCATGGTCACCGACATCTACGCCATCTTCCAGCGCCCCAGCCCCTACTGGGTGGTGTTCTGGTTCCCGGTGGGCATCCTGCTGGGCCTGCGTCGCGACGAGGCTGCTGCGAGCGCCTGA
- a CDS encoding CynX/NimT family MFS transporter — protein sequence MKPVSRAVLMLALVLAAINLRPGITSLAPLIERIASELALSRGLISLSTALPVLCMGLLAPLAPRLAVRLGLERTIGLCLALIMLALLLRLGAGYSPLLIGSAALLGAGIAVAGPLLSAFIKRHFREQVGSVVGWYSFSMAIGGASGAVLSVPLTQALGDDWSRGLASWAVPALLALLLWLRLPNRTEPATPSDGAGLPWGESRAWLVTGFFAIQAGFFYSMATWLVARYHEAGLSLLHSNGLFSLFMLVGLPSAWLLPWLAQRFDIRQPLLVTCGVILTLCMSLITFQPLLLPELWAVLMGFALSGSFALSLVLPLYEVHTPLAVSRWTAMMLCAGYCMACLAPVLVGLGRDLAGTYQVPFAVLIGLAVLMTLIAWALRVPSAR from the coding sequence GTGAAACCCGTATCCCGGGCCGTGCTGATGCTGGCCCTGGTGCTGGCGGCGATCAATCTGCGCCCCGGCATCACCTCCCTGGCGCCGCTGATCGAGCGCATCGCCAGTGAACTGGCCCTGAGTCGTGGCCTGATCAGCCTGAGCACTGCCTTGCCGGTGCTGTGCATGGGGCTGCTGGCTCCGCTGGCCCCGCGCCTGGCCGTACGCCTGGGCCTGGAGCGCACCATCGGCTTGTGCCTGGCGCTGATCATGCTGGCCCTGCTGCTGCGCCTGGGCGCCGGTTACAGCCCGCTGCTGATTGGCAGTGCCGCGCTGCTGGGCGCGGGTATCGCAGTGGCCGGTCCCTTGCTGTCGGCCTTTATCAAGCGGCATTTCCGCGAGCAGGTCGGCTCGGTGGTGGGCTGGTATTCCTTCAGCATGGCGATTGGCGGGGCCAGCGGCGCAGTGCTCAGCGTGCCGCTGACCCAGGCCCTGGGCGACGACTGGAGCCGCGGCCTGGCCAGCTGGGCCGTGCCGGCGCTGCTGGCCCTGTTGTTGTGGCTGCGCCTGCCCAATCGCACCGAACCGGCCACCCCGAGCGATGGCGCCGGCCTGCCCTGGGGCGAGTCGCGGGCCTGGCTGGTCACCGGCTTCTTCGCCATCCAGGCGGGGTTCTTCTACAGCATGGCCACCTGGCTGGTGGCGCGCTACCACGAGGCCGGCCTGAGCCTGCTGCACAGCAACGGCCTGTTCAGCCTGTTCATGCTGGTCGGCCTGCCCAGCGCCTGGCTGCTGCCCTGGCTGGCGCAGCGCTTCGACATCCGCCAGCCCCTGCTGGTGACCTGTGGGGTGATCCTGACCCTGTGCATGAGCCTGATCACCTTCCAGCCGCTGCTGCTGCCGGAGCTGTGGGCGGTGCTGATGGGCTTCGCCCTCAGCGGCTCGTTCGCCCTGTCCCTGGTGCTGCCGCTGTACGAGGTACACACGCCGCTGGCGGTCAGCCGCTGGACGGCGATGATGCTCTGCGCCGGCTACTGCATGGCCTGTCTGGCGCCGGTGCTGGTCGGCCTGGGACGCGACCTGGCTGGCACTTACCAGGTGCCGTTTGCCGTGCTGATCGGCCTGGCCGTGCTGATGACCCTGATCGCCTGGGCCCTGCGTGTACCCTCCGCCCGCTGA
- the pseH gene encoding UDP-4-amino-4,6-dideoxy-N-acetyl-beta-L-altrosamine N-acetyltransferase, whose protein sequence is MSVTELGLLREIAADELELMRTWRNAPAVRANMYTRHEISREEHLAWWARISGRDDQQYFMYEFAGVPSGIVAFTGIDQASRNSSWAFYAAPDAAKGTGSKMEYLALEQAFEGLRLHKLCCEVLAFNSAVIKLHQKFGFQIEGVLRDQHLVDGNFVDVYRLGILSHEWADQRPSMAEKIKSFTKVKS, encoded by the coding sequence ATGAGCGTGACTGAGCTGGGGCTGCTGCGAGAGATCGCCGCCGACGAGTTGGAGCTGATGCGGACATGGCGCAATGCGCCAGCTGTCAGGGCCAACATGTATACGCGCCACGAGATTTCGCGCGAGGAGCACCTGGCCTGGTGGGCGCGCATCTCCGGGCGCGATGATCAGCAGTACTTCATGTACGAGTTCGCCGGCGTTCCCTCAGGCATCGTGGCCTTCACCGGTATCGACCAGGCCAGCCGCAACTCCTCCTGGGCCTTCTATGCCGCGCCCGATGCCGCCAAGGGGACGGGGAGTAAGATGGAATACCTGGCGCTTGAGCAGGCCTTCGAAGGCTTGCGTCTGCACAAACTGTGCTGTGAGGTGCTGGCCTTCAATTCGGCCGTCATCAAGCTCCATCAGAAGTTCGGTTTCCAGATCGAGGGGGTGCTGCGCGATCAGCATCTGGTCGATGGAAACTTTGTCGATGTCTATCGGCTCGGGATACTGAGCCACGAATGGGCTGATCAGCGCCCGAGCATGGCGGAAAAGATCAAGTCGTTTACCAAGGTGAAATCATGA
- a CDS encoding YheU family protein, with product MLIPHHLLEADTLERLLEDFVTRDGTDNGDDTPLATRVERARQALHKGQAVIVFDPDSQQCQLALKSEVPHEWLED from the coding sequence ATGCTGATCCCCCACCACCTGCTCGAAGCCGATACGCTGGAACGCCTGCTGGAAGACTTCGTCACCCGCGACGGCACCGACAACGGCGACGACACCCCGCTGGCCACCCGGGTCGAGCGCGCCCGCCAGGCGCTGCACAAGGGTCAGGCGGTGATCGTCTTCGATCCCGACAGCCAGCAGTGCCAGCTGGCCCTGAAGAGCGAAGTGCCCCACGAGTGGCTGGAAGACTGA
- a CDS encoding GGDEF domain-containing protein, which produces MPSLSHSRFRARCCGLALALLPLLFALLPGDALAAEKLRLQLRWLHQFQFAGYYMALEKGFYRDAGLDVEIMEGGPDRLKPVDAMLAGASDFAISNSGVVIERMAGKPVVALAAIMQTSPIVWIVRADSNIRTPMDLVGKRLMLMPAPESAELLITLRREGIDTSKLNIQPTSFNLQDLLDGRTDAYDGYISNEPYWLTQHGIDYRLINPREYGVNFYNDVLYTRQQLIDERPEQVLAFVKASLKGWQYAMEHQEESIQLIHERYAPGKTLDHLRFEADELHKLIMPELVQLGHMNPGRWDTIAANYVQLGMAKGPVNLDGFLYTEHAEPDYHMLYRGAGIALLALLLVGAVALRFAKLSRALQREVDRRQNTERQLLDSNGTLERLANTDRLTGLWNRLKFEQVAHLEIGRAERYAYPLSLLFFDLDHFKQINDQYGHESGDQVLCRLAKLIESHLRESDSLGRWGGEEFLILMPHTDSNQAAQLAEKLRQLVGNASLLEQQAVSASFGVAQLDRGETLRDLVRNADSALYRAKRLGRNRVEVHSSTQPPAAGAGG; this is translated from the coding sequence ATGCCATCGCTTTCCCATTCCCGCTTCCGTGCCAGGTGCTGCGGCCTGGCTCTCGCCCTGCTCCCCCTGCTGTTTGCCTTGCTGCCTGGCGACGCCTTGGCAGCGGAGAAGCTGCGCCTGCAGTTGCGCTGGCTGCACCAGTTCCAGTTCGCCGGCTACTACATGGCCCTGGAGAAAGGTTTCTACCGTGACGCCGGGCTGGACGTGGAGATCATGGAAGGCGGGCCCGACCGCCTCAAGCCGGTCGATGCCATGCTCGCCGGCGCCAGCGACTTCGCCATCAGCAACAGCGGCGTGGTCATCGAGCGCATGGCCGGCAAGCCGGTGGTGGCGCTGGCAGCGATCATGCAGACCTCGCCGATCGTGTGGATCGTGCGCGCCGACTCGAACATCCGCACGCCGATGGATCTGGTCGGCAAGCGCCTGATGCTGATGCCCGCCCCGGAAAGCGCCGAGCTGCTGATAACCCTGCGCCGCGAAGGCATCGACACCAGCAAGCTGAATATCCAGCCGACCAGCTTCAACCTGCAGGATCTGCTCGACGGCCGCACCGACGCCTATGACGGCTACATCTCCAACGAGCCCTACTGGCTGACTCAGCACGGCATCGACTACCGCCTGATCAACCCGCGCGAATACGGCGTCAACTTCTACAACGACGTGCTCTACACCCGTCAGCAATTGATCGACGAGCGCCCCGAGCAGGTTCTGGCATTCGTCAAGGCCAGTCTCAAGGGCTGGCAGTACGCCATGGAGCACCAGGAAGAGAGCATCCAGCTGATCCATGAGCGCTATGCGCCGGGCAAGACCCTGGATCATCTGCGCTTCGAGGCGGATGAACTGCACAAGCTGATCATGCCCGAGCTAGTACAGCTCGGGCACATGAATCCCGGACGCTGGGACACCATCGCCGCCAACTATGTCCAGCTGGGCATGGCCAAGGGCCCAGTCAACCTCGACGGTTTCCTCTACACCGAGCACGCCGAGCCGGACTACCACATGCTCTACCGCGGCGCCGGCATCGCCCTGCTGGCCCTGCTGCTGGTGGGCGCGGTGGCACTGCGCTTCGCCAAGTTGTCGCGCGCCCTGCAGCGGGAAGTGGATCGCCGGCAGAACACCGAGCGCCAGTTGCTCGACAGCAACGGCACCCTGGAGCGTCTGGCCAATACCGACCGCCTGACCGGGCTGTGGAACCGCCTGAAGTTCGAACAGGTGGCGCACCTGGAAATCGGTCGCGCCGAGCGCTATGCCTATCCCTTGTCACTGCTGTTTTTCGACCTGGATCACTTCAAGCAGATCAACGACCAGTACGGCCACGAAAGCGGCGACCAGGTGCTCTGCCGCCTGGCCAAGCTGATCGAGAGCCACCTGCGTGAATCGGACAGTTTGGGGCGCTGGGGTGGCGAGGAGTTCCTCATCCTGATGCCGCACACCGACAGCAACCAGGCCGCCCAGCTGGCCGAAAAACTGCGCCAGTTGGTGGGCAACGCAAGCCTGCTGGAACAGCAGGCGGTCAGCGCCAGCTTCGGCGTGGCCCAGCTGGATCGTGGGGAAACCCTGCGCGATCTGGTGCGCAACGCCGACAGCGCGCTGTACCGAGCCAAGCGCCTGGGACGCAACCGAGTCGAAGTGCACAGCAGCACTCAACCTCCCGCCGCAGGAGCGGGTGGATAA
- a CDS encoding polysialyltransferase family glycosyltransferase has protein sequence MAKVNIVVGFTPYHALFAERLIAELEGQTWCLFSKGWPAGGGYRRLGCFSRRYTWLHGLTYLLSFVHFALRVRWFWLKGADIELYAPHPGNIFSNYLFFSAKVRAVHVYEDGLLNYYDAPAEKFSLGRSLRRLAALGGLPYRDFSGHLAGYASGRVDTLYVSRAARVVARQQVRQVVQLASTAAAISPVAGRVLFLEQNTAAFISAEQREELLARMFALYPRDRYAFFCKGHHDFAGDGLGMENLDAELAKLPAEQVVQQLRPQVVVSFFSSALLNIASVHPEIDCVALAAGHVAVTRDGVGCSLSDIFTEAGVTCFPLEPLPAST, from the coding sequence ATGGCCAAGGTCAATATCGTCGTGGGCTTTACGCCTTACCACGCGCTCTTTGCCGAAAGGCTGATTGCCGAGCTGGAGGGGCAGACCTGGTGCCTGTTCAGCAAGGGCTGGCCGGCTGGTGGCGGCTATCGGCGCCTTGGCTGCTTCAGCCGGCGCTATACCTGGCTGCATGGGCTGACCTACTTGCTGTCGTTTGTGCATTTCGCTTTGCGTGTCCGCTGGTTCTGGCTGAAAGGCGCTGACATCGAGCTGTATGCACCGCATCCCGGCAATATTTTCTCCAACTACCTGTTCTTTTCCGCCAAGGTGCGGGCCGTGCATGTCTATGAAGACGGCCTGCTGAATTACTACGACGCGCCGGCTGAGAAATTCAGTCTGGGCCGCTCCTTGCGCCGCCTGGCCGCGCTAGGCGGCCTGCCGTATAGGGATTTCTCCGGGCACCTGGCCGGTTACGCCAGCGGGCGCGTCGATACCCTGTATGTGTCGCGGGCCGCTCGGGTCGTGGCCCGGCAGCAGGTGCGGCAGGTGGTGCAGCTGGCGAGTACGGCGGCAGCCATTAGTCCGGTCGCGGGGCGTGTGCTGTTTCTGGAGCAGAACACCGCGGCGTTCATCTCGGCAGAGCAGCGCGAGGAGCTGCTGGCCAGGATGTTTGCCCTGTATCCGCGAGACCGCTATGCCTTCTTCTGCAAGGGCCACCACGATTTTGCGGGGGATGGCCTGGGCATGGAGAACCTGGATGCGGAACTTGCCAAGCTGCCGGCCGAGCAGGTGGTGCAGCAGCTCAGGCCGCAGGTGGTGGTCAGCTTTTTCAGTTCCGCCCTGTTGAATATTGCCAGTGTGCATCCCGAAATCGACTGCGTGGCGCTGGCAGCAGGTCATGTAGCGGTTACCCGGGACGGCGTGGGTTGTTCCCTGAGCGATATTTTTACCGAGGCAGGCGTGACCTGCTTCCCGCTAGAGCCGCTGCCGGCAAGCACTTGA
- the pseI gene encoding pseudaminic acid synthase, translating into MSAEITIAGRRIGCDFPPYIIAELSANHNGRLETAMRIIEAAKAAGADAVKLQTYKPDTITLDSDGEGFRIHGGLWDGRTLYELYQEAHMPWEWHAPLFEHARKVGITIFSSPFDNTAVDLLEGLNAPAYKIASFEAVDLPLIKYVASTGKPMIISTGMADAEEIQEAIEAAREGGCKELAILHCVSGYPAPAADYKLRTIPDMIQRFGLVTGLSDHTLDNTTAIASVVLGASIIEKHFTLDRSGGGPDDSFSLQPAELQALCTDSKTAWAALGEVDYGRKSSEIGNVQFRRSLYFVRALKAGEIITADSIRSVRPGLGLAPKHFESLLGRVVKRDVAVNTPVSFDCLAGS; encoded by the coding sequence ATGAGTGCAGAAATAACCATCGCCGGGCGCCGGATCGGCTGTGATTTCCCGCCTTACATCATTGCCGAGCTGTCGGCGAACCATAACGGTCGCCTCGAAACGGCCATGCGCATCATCGAAGCGGCCAAGGCGGCCGGGGCGGATGCGGTCAAGCTGCAGACCTACAAGCCGGACACCATCACCCTGGATTCTGATGGCGAAGGGTTCCGCATCCACGGCGGACTGTGGGACGGCCGAACCCTGTACGAGCTGTATCAGGAGGCCCACATGCCGTGGGAGTGGCATGCGCCGTTGTTCGAGCATGCGCGCAAGGTGGGCATCACCATCTTCAGCTCGCCGTTCGACAACACGGCCGTCGATCTGCTGGAGGGATTGAATGCCCCGGCCTACAAGATTGCCTCGTTCGAGGCGGTCGACCTGCCGCTGATCAAGTACGTAGCCAGCACCGGCAAGCCGATGATTATCTCCACTGGCATGGCCGATGCTGAGGAGATCCAGGAAGCCATCGAGGCGGCGCGCGAGGGCGGCTGCAAGGAGCTGGCCATCCTCCACTGCGTCAGTGGCTACCCGGCGCCGGCGGCAGACTACAAGCTGCGTACCATTCCCGACATGATCCAGCGCTTTGGCCTGGTCACCGGTCTGTCCGACCACACCCTGGACAACACGACGGCGATTGCCAGCGTGGTGCTGGGCGCTTCGATCATCGAGAAACACTTCACGCTCGATCGCAGCGGCGGTGGCCCCGACGACAGCTTCTCCCTGCAGCCGGCAGAGCTGCAGGCCCTGTGCACCGACAGCAAGACGGCCTGGGCGGCGCTGGGGGAGGTCGACTACGGGCGCAAATCGAGCGAGATCGGCAACGTGCAGTTCCGCCGCTCGCTGTATTTCGTGCGCGCGCTGAAGGCCGGCGAGATCATCACCGCCGACTCGATCCGCAGCGTGCGCCCCGGGCTTGGCCTGGCTCCGAAGCATTTCGAGTCCTTGCTCGGTCGAGTGGTGAAGAGGGATGTCGCGGTCAACACGCCGGTGAGCTTCGACTGCCTGGCGGGATCCTGA